The genomic interval accattcactataaaaaaatcataatgaaaaaaagttgaaaattccATCTTTGTGAACCAATTTATTTCTGCAATATCATCAGATAATTAATGAATTAAGTTAGTCATGTTTCTACACTCCTTTCCAAGTACTtcgtttttctcttttaacaAACCACATTTTGAAAACTAATCTTAAATTAAACCTTGTAATTCAATTAAATATACTATTttccatttaataattttagttCTATAAGATCAAAGTTGTCGGTTTAAttagatgcatgcatgtattattgtttatttatgtgTTTGACTTAATtgcatatattatttacttattatttagTAATAATACAATTGGGGTGATGATGTGGCTTTATAAGATCAATAATTATCGtttaataagaagaaaatgagatggtgGATTATGTGGCTTTATGAGAGCAAGgcagtctcgtttgtttttacagatgagatgagttgaaattaaagttaaaagttgaaaaaaatattgttagaatatatttttttaatattatttttattttgagatttgaaaaaattgaaatatttattttattttgtgtgtaaatttaaaaaaattgtaataattagatgagatgagttaagaggagttatgaaaacaaacgaggaaaGTTGTATTAGCATATAgatttatgaaaacaaaagatgagaTGCGTTGAGAGGAAATTAGttaagttgtttattttatttattgcttAATTAGAAATTTGTATTAGCATATAGATTTGTGAGTTGATTTGTCCATGTAATCATGTAGTACTAGACAACTTACGCTAATAACAATATAATTGGAACTATCTAAGGATGTGGTCAAGGGTTTGGTTTCGATCCAACCAATGACTTCGTGTCAACCATCTCTTGTTGGCTTTGGCATTTCCATTAGCATCTAATATTTCTTGTGCCTGCATGATCCAATGCATTCAGGCACACGTACGCACGtacatacataaatatgatatatataacccacataatatatatatatatatatatatattatatatgtctcAACTCTAATTTAATCCTCCTCACTCCCTCAACATGCCAACTAAAACGGTaaatcaactctctctctctctctctctctctctctctaattgtGTATGTTGGCATGGCATTCTAGGGAACATACTCCAAAGAGAAGTCAGTGTTACTGAAAGTGTATGTAGAGCATCCGAGGAAGAAGAGGGTCTCACAGAGTCAGCATCATcaccaccatcaccatcaccatcatcttcatcaaacAATCAGACGAGAGGTAATCTTATACAACGTTAATGGTGCTTCTACTAAAGGGTATGATAGGAGAGCTCAGCTTCTACAGTACTCCAGACAGCTTCGACTGTCTGCTCGATCAGCATCCAAGTCACCGTTCGAATCAAGTTCTTCTTCCGGCAACCACAAACCGACAAGCCAAGTACCACCTTgttacacctatatatatatatatatatatagtgtagtaaacttcattttgattttgtgatattttcctttctttctaattttttatgaatcgGCTATTGGAATTGATTAGTTTATAATCCTTTGATCTCAGCTTATTCCCTCGATCCTTTTGGTATTATGCTAAGACATCTTTTGGCATCATACGATTTCTGCTAACTTATGTGCTTggattcatgtatatatataccttgatCATATCATTATATTCATTTCCCCTTATTTAGAATCATTTTTCTGATTTATCGATTACACCAAAGGCCAGCTTAATTAGCCATCATTTAGAGGAAAGTTAGTTGATCATTAACCTGCAGATTGTTTTGTGATGATCTCCTACATATTCTCTGATCTAGTTCTATTCCTTTTCGTTCAGAGAAGATTATTCTTTTCTAAACtggatttttttaagaatttcttACTTCCAATTACATGAAATCAAAAGGTCTGTACCTTTTGGTATTCTTGTAGGTTGCTTATAAGTTGAAGAGTTCATATCCTTTTGGTTAATTAATGTTCATCCACGAGAGAGTTACGTACTAATTGGGATTATCACTCGTTGCTCGTTtgggaataaaatctattttttgtaGCATGGATGTAAAAgtaagacaaataaaaaaaaaaaaaaaaaaaacaaccagaAGTAATTGGTTTGTTGTCTGCATGAATATAAATGCCACGTACATGTTCTAACCACTATTCTTGAGAGTGATCTTTATCTTCTCCAGTACTTACCTTcgtttgaaaattgaatattgGTTTAGCCCTCTTGACACTGTATTTCATCTGATACAGTTGTAATTTGATCTTGATGTTTTGATTTGTTAGAGTACTGTCGCAGTCCCAAGAAAGTCATCAAAGTCAAAACATCCTAAAACACCAGGCTGCAGCTTTGGCAACTGGAAAATCTTGCTTCCAAGCTTTTTCAGATCTTTGACAGGATCCAAAGgtaagaaagagagaaaaaacataaaacaaagtGGATGGACAAGCAGCAAGATAAAAGCTTTCACGAAAAGTTTGCAGGTAATCACTAATTTCATGATCTTAATTTTGCACTTAATCCTAGTTTCACGTTTTATTAAtgggattaaattcttccagaTGCAGAAAAAGAAGCGGGGGTCCATTTCAGGCTGTATTAATTCAACAGTAGGAAAGAGTAGTAGGTCATGAAGAGCTTCATTTAGGTGATTTCCACATCAACAGTaggtgtatatttatatttatatatatatatatatatttatgggaagAAAAAGATCGTTTTTTTTCCTGATTAGAATTTAGCTTACATTCACACGTACTTCACATGCATGATctttaataaacaaaaacaaattatattcctCTTCATATTGAAATTCTTTGCAggttcgtttgttttcgcagatgagatgagttgagattaaagttaaaagttaaataaaatattgttaaaatatatttttttaatattatttttgttttgagatttgaaaaagttttatatgaaaatttaaaaaaattataatgattagatgaaatgagatgagatgagttgagatgagttgagagcagttgtaaaaacaaatgagtggAACAATTAGTTATTTTTCCATGCAGAAGGGCACAAACATTAAATAGGAagtaatttattcaaaaaaataaaaaagtaagaatTTCTAAAAGGACCTAATTTGAGAGAGGGATGGATGTCCAATAAACACCATCATGAATCGTTAGATGCaaagtagaaaatcataaaataaatcgaGAAATAGTATCAAATAATTGATTTAGTTCATGCACACTGAATCTAAACTGTATCCAAAGTAGTAGTTCAAGATCTCAATCTCGGCTAAAATCACTTCgcaattaataaaaagaaagcaCCAACCAACCATATACCAAAAATTTTAGGAGAGTTGGACACCCAAGGAGTGACGATGAATCGATTAGCTTCTAAGCAtctatacaaaagaaacaataaacaacaaaagaaaatgcaaaaatataaataaaaagccaTTGATCAGATGCCTAAGTAGTGGTGAGAGTGCTAGGGTGAGGTTGGAGGAGGCGACAATTTGCAGTCATGGCAGTGGCACATGAGCGGGGATGGATGAGGCTTGACGCTGACGTGCATGGAGTGATTACGGCCAGCGAGTGGTAAGTAAGTGAAAACTTGTAAACGATGGGGAAAAAACCTGAAGAAAGTGAGAACATGCTGATTCTATGGGTTGGTGAGAGGGGAGAAAGGGAGGAGCTAGAGCTCTTCCCTCCGCCCAAGAGAAGGCCATGTGATAGGCCGAGCAGAGGTatggtttttgttattttttttcttctttttcttgagagagagagagagaggattccGGGCTCTCTCAGTGATTTTCTTACGAGTGTTCGCTTGGCAGCATGAATTTGAGA from Juglans regia cultivar Chandler chromosome 2, Walnut 2.0, whole genome shotgun sequence carries:
- the LOC109011006 gene encoding cyclin-T1-like, whose product is MPTKTGTYSKEKSVLLKVYVEHPRKKRVSQSQHHHHHHHHHHLHQTIRREVILYNVNGASTKGYDRRAQLLQYSRQLRLSARSASKSPFESSSSSGNHKPTSQSTVAVPRKSSKSKHPKTPGCSFGNWKILLPSFFRSLTGSKGKKERKNIKQSGWTSSKIKAFTKSLQMQKKKRGSISGCINSTVGKSSRS